A genomic region of Antennarius striatus isolate MH-2024 chromosome 4, ASM4005453v1, whole genome shotgun sequence contains the following coding sequences:
- the LOC137593693 gene encoding cytochrome b-c1 complex subunit Rieske, mitochondrial-like, which yields MQPPGGVRLAHSDVKIPDFADYRRHEVNDPNKSSQESSEGRRVFSYLVTGATAAVGVYAKTLVSQFVSSMSASADVLALFKIEIKLCDIPEGKNMTFKWRGKPLFVRHRTDKDIATEEAVNIVELRDPQHDKDRVINPRWVIVLGVCTHLGCVHIANAGEFGGYHCPCHGLHYDASGRIRKGPAPLNLEVPYYEFPDDDTVMVG from the exons ATGCAAC CTCCTGGAGGAGTTCGACTTGCCCACTCAGATGTCAAGATCCCTGACTTTGCAGACTACCGAAGGCATGAAGTTAATGATCCAAACAAGTCCTCCCAGGAAAGCAGTGAGGGGAGAAGGGTGTTCTCCTACCTTGTCACAGGAGCCACTGCTGCGGTTGGTGTCTATGCCAAGACGTTGGTCTCCCAGTTTGTCTCCTCAATGAGTGCATCAGCAGATGTCCTGGCCTTATTCAAGATTGAGATAAAGCTTTGTGACATCCCTGAAGGCAAAAACATGACCTTCAAGTGGAGAGGGAAGCCCCTGTTTGTCCGCCATCGCACAGATAAAGATATTGCCACAGAGGAGGCTGTGAATATTGTGGAGCTTCGTGACCCCCAGCACGACAAGGATAGAGTGATTAACCCTCGCTGGGTCATCGTCCTTGGTGTGTGCACCCATCTCGGGTGTGTGCACATTGCCAATGCTGGAGAATTTGGAGGATACCATTGTCCTTGCCATGGTTTGCACTACGATGCTTCAGGAAGAATACGAAAGGGCCCTGCTCCTCTTAACCTGGAGGTTCCCTACTATGAATTTCCTGATGATGATACTGTCATGGTGGGATAA